From the Pseudomonas baltica genome, one window contains:
- a CDS encoding type II and III secretion system protein family protein, which translates to MFCLWLLALTASAEALGDNIAKGARGTLDLATGEGRILHFAAPVESVLVADPNIADLQVVSPGVIYIFGKNAGQTSLIALGDNGEQTAALTLAVGAGAQAVSRPLQNLHPGSQTQVSAAGNRLVARGKVKDVGEATDLNALLSTEGQGLQSAINSAEYAGSAQVNIRVRFAEVSRNELLRYGVNWNAMFNNGTFSFGLLTGGALAADAASGASNVISAGLASGNVNIDAMLEALQSNGVLEVLAEPNITAMTGQTASFLAGGEVPVPVPVNRDLVGVEYKPYGVSLLFSPTLLPNGRIALQVRPEVSSVVTTNAATVNGYLVPSFRVRRADTRVEVGSGQTFAIAGLFQRDSSQDIDKVPMLGDMPILGNLFRSKRFQRNETELVILITPYLVEPVRGRTLATPLDAQPTTTAAAGPRSGGAFGFYLN; encoded by the coding sequence ATGTTCTGTCTGTGGCTATTGGCGTTAACGGCCAGCGCTGAAGCCTTGGGCGACAACATTGCCAAAGGCGCCCGCGGCACCCTCGACCTGGCCACCGGCGAGGGGCGCATCCTGCATTTCGCTGCGCCGGTGGAATCGGTGCTGGTGGCGGACCCGAACATCGCTGATCTGCAGGTGGTGTCGCCCGGGGTGATCTATATTTTTGGCAAAAATGCCGGGCAGACCAGCCTGATTGCTCTGGGCGACAACGGTGAGCAGACCGCCGCTCTGACCCTGGCGGTGGGCGCTGGCGCCCAGGCCGTGAGCCGGCCGCTGCAGAACCTGCACCCCGGCAGCCAGACTCAGGTGAGTGCCGCTGGTAACCGCCTGGTCGCGCGTGGCAAGGTCAAGGACGTCGGCGAGGCCACGGACTTGAACGCCTTGCTGAGCACCGAAGGGCAGGGCCTGCAGAGCGCGATCAACAGCGCCGAATACGCTGGCTCCGCCCAGGTCAATATCCGCGTGCGCTTCGCCGAAGTCTCGCGCAACGAGCTGCTGCGTTACGGCGTCAACTGGAACGCGATGTTCAACAACGGCACGTTTTCATTCGGCCTGTTGACGGGCGGCGCGCTGGCCGCCGATGCCGCCAGCGGCGCCTCCAATGTGATCAGCGCCGGCCTGGCCTCGGGCAACGTCAATATCGATGCGATGCTCGAAGCCTTGCAGAGCAACGGCGTGCTGGAGGTGCTGGCCGAGCCCAATATCACGGCGATGACCGGGCAGACGGCGAGCTTTCTGGCCGGTGGCGAAGTCCCGGTGCCGGTGCCGGTCAATCGCGACCTGGTGGGGGTCGAGTACAAGCCCTATGGTGTGTCGCTGCTGTTCAGCCCGACCCTGCTGCCCAACGGTCGCATCGCCTTGCAGGTGCGCCCCGAGGTGAGCAGCGTGGTTACCACCAATGCCGCCACGGTCAATGGTTACCTGGTGCCTTCGTTTCGCGTGCGCCGTGCCGACACCCGAGTCGAGGTGGGCAGCGGCCAGACCTTCGCCATCGCCGGGCTGTTCCAGCGCGACAGCTCCCAGGACATCGACAAGGTGCCGATGCTCGGCGACATGCCGATCCTCGGCAATCTGTTTCGCTCCAAACGCTTCCAGCGTAACGAAACCGAACTGGTGATCCTGATTACCCCGTATCTGGTCGAGCCGGTGCGCGGTCGCACCTTGGCCACGCCACTGGATGCGCAGCCGACCACCACCGCCGCCGCCGGTCCGCGCAGCGGTGGAGCGTTCGGGTTCTATCTAAATTGA